A genomic window from Microvirga sp. TS319 includes:
- the gyrA gene encoding DNA gyrase subunit A, which yields MKRSYLDYAMSVIVSRALPDARDGLKPVHRRILYSMHENGYTPDKKYVKSARIVGDVMGQYHPHGDSAIYDALVRMAQDFSLRLMLVDGQGNFGSVDGDPPAAMRYTESRLAKAAMPLLDDIDKDTVDFTPNYDESKDEPSVLPARFPNLLVNGAGGIAVGMATNMPPHNLGEVIDGCLAYIDNPGVSAEELIEIIPGPDFPTGALILGRAGARSAYTTGRGSIIMRAKSEVEEIRKDREALIFTEIPYQVNKASLIEKIAELVREKKIEGIADLRDESDRDGMRIVVEIKRDAMADVVLNQLYRYTPLQTSFGANMVALNGGRPEQMTLKDLIGAFVDFREEVVSRRTKFLLNKARERAHVLCGLAIAVANIDEVIRLIRTAPDPNSAREALMGRDWPAHDIAPLIALVDDPRHKINDDGTYRLSETQARAILDLRLQRLTALGRDEVGDELAKLAAEISEYLEILRSRARIMGIIKDELAEIKEAYATPRKTRIVDWDSDVDDEDLIAREDMVVTVSHAGYIKRVPLSTYRAQRRGGKGRSAMTTRDEDFVTRLFVANTHTPVIFFSSKGQAYKEKVWRLPLAAPNAKGKALVNMLPLSQGERINAIMPLPEDEASWDKLDVMFTTSRGTVRRNKLSDFVQVNRGGKIAMKLDEGESIVDVQICSEHDDVLLTTAKGQCIRFPVTDVRVFKGRDSMGVRGINLADGDKIISMAILRHVEATGEERAAYLKMRRAVMGEQSNGDAEAAGAEDAEEIENGNVSLSQERYAEMSAQEQCILTISEKGYGKRTLSYEYRITGRGGKGITAMAVNSRNGLLVASFPVENADQIMLVTDGGQLIRVPVDGIRVVGRNSQGVTIFSTRDKERVVSVEHIEGEEGEDGENGDDAGAEGDVASGEE from the coding sequence ATGAAGCGCTCCTACCTCGATTACGCCATGAGCGTGATCGTGAGCCGCGCTTTGCCCGATGCGCGCGACGGTCTCAAGCCCGTCCACCGGCGCATCCTCTATTCGATGCACGAGAACGGCTATACGCCGGACAAGAAATACGTGAAGTCCGCCCGTATCGTCGGCGACGTGATGGGTCAATACCATCCGCACGGCGACAGCGCGATCTACGACGCCTTGGTGCGCATGGCGCAGGACTTTTCGCTGCGCCTCATGCTCGTGGACGGGCAGGGCAATTTCGGCTCCGTGGACGGCGATCCCCCGGCGGCGATGCGCTACACCGAGTCCCGCCTCGCCAAGGCGGCGATGCCGCTGCTCGACGACATCGACAAGGACACGGTCGATTTCACGCCTAACTACGACGAGTCGAAGGATGAGCCGTCGGTTCTGCCCGCGCGCTTCCCGAACCTGCTCGTCAACGGCGCTGGCGGCATCGCGGTCGGCATGGCCACCAACATGCCCCCCCACAACCTGGGCGAGGTCATCGACGGCTGCCTGGCCTATATCGACAATCCCGGTGTTTCCGCCGAGGAGCTGATCGAGATCATTCCCGGTCCGGATTTCCCCACCGGCGCGCTGATCCTCGGCCGCGCGGGGGCGCGTTCGGCCTACACCACGGGCCGCGGCTCCATCATCATGCGAGCCAAGTCCGAGGTCGAGGAGATCCGCAAGGATCGCGAGGCGCTCATCTTCACCGAGATCCCGTATCAGGTGAACAAGGCTTCGCTGATCGAGAAGATCGCCGAGCTCGTACGCGAGAAGAAGATCGAGGGCATCGCCGATCTGCGCGACGAATCCGACCGCGACGGCATGCGCATCGTGGTGGAGATCAAGCGCGACGCCATGGCGGACGTGGTGCTCAACCAGCTCTATCGCTATACGCCGCTCCAGACGAGCTTCGGCGCCAACATGGTGGCGCTCAACGGCGGCCGTCCCGAGCAGATGACGCTCAAGGACCTGATCGGCGCCTTCGTCGATTTCCGCGAGGAGGTCGTCTCCCGCCGCACCAAGTTCCTGCTCAACAAGGCCCGCGAGCGCGCCCACGTGTTGTGCGGCCTTGCGATCGCGGTTGCCAATATCGACGAGGTGATCCGCCTCATCCGCACGGCGCCCGATCCGAACAGCGCCCGTGAGGCCCTCATGGGCCGCGACTGGCCGGCTCACGACATCGCACCGCTGATCGCGCTGGTCGACGATCCGCGCCACAAGATCAACGACGACGGCACCTATCGCCTCTCCGAGACTCAGGCCCGCGCGATCCTCGATCTGCGCCTGCAGCGCCTGACCGCTCTCGGCCGGGACGAGGTTGGCGACGAACTCGCCAAGCTCGCGGCCGAGATCTCGGAGTATCTCGAGATCCTGCGCTCGCGCGCCCGCATCATGGGCATCATCAAGGATGAGCTCGCCGAGATCAAAGAGGCCTATGCCACGCCGCGCAAGACGCGGATCGTGGACTGGGATTCCGACGTGGACGACGAGGACCTCATCGCCCGCGAGGACATGGTGGTGACCGTCTCGCACGCCGGTTACATCAAGCGCGTGCCGCTCTCGACCTACCGGGCGCAGCGCCGGGGCGGCAAGGGCCGCTCCGCCATGACGACGCGGGACGAGGATTTCGTCACCCGCCTGTTCGTGGCGAACACCCATACGCCGGTGATCTTCTTCTCGTCCAAGGGCCAGGCCTACAAGGAGAAGGTGTGGCGCCTGCCGCTCGCGGCTCCCAACGCCAAGGGCAAGGCGTTGGTGAACATGCTGCCGCTCAGCCAGGGCGAGCGCATCAACGCCATCATGCCGTTGCCCGAGGACGAGGCGTCCTGGGACAAGCTCGACGTGATGTTCACGACCTCGCGGGGCACGGTCCGCCGCAACAAGCTGTCGGACTTCGTGCAGGTCAATCGCGGCGGCAAGATCGCCATGAAGCTGGACGAGGGCGAATCCATCGTCGACGTGCAGATCTGCTCGGAGCATGACGACGTGCTGCTCACCACGGCCAAGGGCCAGTGCATCCGCTTCCCCGTGACGGATGTGCGCGTGTTCAAGGGCCGCGATTCCATGGGCGTGCGCGGCATCAACCTGGCCGACGGCGACAAGATCATCTCCATGGCGATCCTGCGCCACGTGGAGGCGACGGGCGAGGAGCGCGCCGCCTATCTCAAGATGCGCCGGGCGGTCATGGGCGAGCAGTCGAACGGCGACGCCGAAGCAGCGGGTGCGGAGGACGCGGAAGAGATCGAGAACGGCAACGTCTCCCTCTCGCAGGAGCGCTATGCGGAGATGAGCGCGCAGGAGCAGTGCATCCTGACGATCTCCGAAAAAGGCTACGGCAAGCGCACCCTGTCCTACGAATACCGCATCACCGGACGCGGCGGCAAAGGCATCACGGCGATGGCGGTGAACAGCCGCAACGGCCTGCTGGTGGCCTCGTTCCCTGTGGAGAACGCCGACCAGATCATGCTCGTCACCGACGGCGGGCAACTGATCCGCGTCCCGGTGGACGGAATCCGCGTCGTCGGCCGCAACTCGCAGGGCGTCACGATCTTCTCCACGCGCGACAAGGAACGCGTGGTCTCGGTGGAGCACATCGAGGGTGAGGAAGGCGAAGACGGCGAGAATGGCGACGATGCCGGAGCCGAGGGCGACGTCGCCAGCGGCGAAGAATAA
- the coaD gene encoding pantetheine-phosphate adenylyltransferase: MTRTALYTGSFDPVTNGHLDVLRQACSVADTIVVAIGVHSSKAPIFRAEERAEMLREVCGPELQARGVNLEVVTFSDLAVDAARRQGASLIIRGLRDGTDFDYEIQMASMNAAMAPEVQTVFFPASPPVRPITATLVRQIAAMGGDVSAFVPGLVAERLKAKFTRP, translated from the coding sequence ATGACGCGCACAGCCCTCTATACCGGCAGCTTCGATCCGGTCACCAACGGCCATCTGGACGTCCTGCGCCAGGCCTGCAGCGTGGCGGACACCATCGTCGTGGCCATCGGCGTCCATTCCTCCAAGGCCCCGATCTTCAGGGCCGAGGAGCGGGCCGAGATGCTTCGAGAGGTCTGCGGCCCCGAGCTGCAGGCCAGGGGCGTGAATCTGGAGGTCGTCACCTTCAGCGATCTCGCCGTGGATGCCGCCCGGCGCCAGGGGGCCAGCCTCATCATCCGGGGTCTGCGGGACGGCACGGATTTCGACTACGAGATCCAGATGGCGTCCATGAACGCCGCCATGGCGCCCGAGGTCCAGACGGTCTTCTTTCCGGCCTCGCCGCCGGTCCGCCCGATTACCGCCACGCTTGTCCGGCAGATCGCCGCCATGGGCGGCGACGTTTCGGCTTTCGTGCCAGGACTTGTCGCGGAGCGACTCAAGGCCAAATTCACGCGGCCATAA
- a CDS encoding peptidylprolyl isomerase, whose product MKRLLVAGALVLAGLVPAAAQQAKDPQNTVYLDTKDGRITIRLRPDLAPKHVEQIKALTKQGFYNGVPFHRVIEGFMAQTGDPTGTGTGKSNLPDIPAEFTQTPYKRGSVGMARSQSPNSANSQFFICYDGCGPLTGQYTLFGEVVSGMDVADKIKKGNAAANGMVSNPDKIVKMQLATDAK is encoded by the coding sequence ATGAAGCGTTTGCTCGTAGCCGGTGCGCTCGTGCTGGCCGGCCTCGTTCCGGCCGCGGCCCAGCAGGCCAAGGACCCGCAGAACACCGTTTACCTGGACACCAAGGACGGCCGCATCACCATCCGCCTGCGCCCGGACCTCGCCCCCAAGCATGTGGAGCAGATCAAGGCGCTCACGAAGCAGGGCTTCTATAACGGCGTTCCGTTCCATCGGGTGATCGAGGGCTTCATGGCCCAGACGGGCGATCCGACGGGGACCGGCACCGGCAAGTCCAACCTGCCGGACATTCCGGCGGAGTTCACCCAGACCCCCTACAAGCGCGGCTCCGTCGGCATGGCCCGCTCGCAGAGCCCCAATTCCGCCAACAGCCAGTTCTTCATCTGCTACGACGGCTGCGGCCCGCTGACCGGACAATACACGCTCTTCGGAGAGGTGGTGTCCGGCATGGACGTGGCCGACAAGATCAAGAAGGGGAACGCCGCCGCGAACGGCATGGTGTCCAATCCCGACAAGATCGTGAAGATGCAGCTCGCCACCGACGCGAAGTGA
- a CDS encoding peptidylprolyl isomerase, which produces MADPENTLIMETTKGRVVIELRPDLAPGHVERIKTLARKGFYDGIAFHRVIDGFMAQTGCPQGTGTGGSDLPDLKAEFNAEPHVRGTCSMARTNFPHSANSQFFICFDDARFLDKQYTVWGKVTEGMENVDKIKRGEPVSDPDRIVSMKVAADAA; this is translated from the coding sequence ATGGCAGATCCGGAAAACACCCTCATCATGGAAACCACGAAGGGCCGCGTGGTCATCGAACTGCGCCCCGATCTCGCCCCAGGCCATGTGGAGCGCATCAAGACCTTGGCACGTAAGGGGTTTTATGACGGCATCGCCTTCCATCGGGTGATCGACGGCTTCATGGCCCAGACCGGCTGCCCCCAGGGCACCGGCACCGGCGGCTCCGACCTGCCGGACCTGAAGGCCGAGTTCAATGCCGAGCCGCACGTGCGTGGCACCTGCTCCATGGCGCGCACCAATTTCCCCCACTCGGCCAATTCGCAGTTCTTCATCTGCTTCGACGACGCCCGCTTCCTCGACAAGCAATACACCGTCTGGGGCAAGGTGACGGAAGGCATGGAGAACGTGGACAAGATCAAGCGCGGCGAGCCTGTGAGCGATCCGGACCGCATCGTTTCGATGAAGGTTGCGGCCGACGCGGCGTGA
- the queA gene encoding tRNA preQ1(34) S-adenosylmethionine ribosyltransferase-isomerase QueA: protein MRVDLFDFDLPEQNIALRPVEPRDGARMLVVRPEEGLEDRIVRDLPELLQPGDVLVLNDTKVIPSRLYGLRMREETAARVEIMLHKREGADRWRAFARPAKKLHVGDRIRFGEESESTACELVRLDAEVVEKGEGGDVALRFSFSGPFLDEAIVRLGELPLPPYIAGKRATDEKDRTDYQTVYARDEGAVAAPTAGLHFTDDLFRRLDARGISRHFVTLHVGAGTFLPVKADDTSEHRMHAEWGTIGETTAQALNEARARGGRIVAVGTTSLRLLESAARADGTIAPFSGDTSIFITPGYRFKAVDVLMTNFHLPRSTLFMLVSAFAGLDSMRAAYAHAIDAGYRFYSYGDASLLFRR from the coding sequence ATGCGTGTCGACCTCTTCGATTTCGACCTGCCCGAGCAGAACATCGCGCTCCGTCCCGTCGAGCCGCGGGACGGAGCGCGCATGCTCGTCGTCAGGCCCGAGGAAGGCCTCGAGGACCGGATCGTGCGCGACCTGCCGGAGCTCCTGCAGCCGGGCGACGTCCTGGTTCTCAACGACACCAAGGTCATCCCCTCGCGGCTCTACGGCCTGCGCATGCGCGAGGAGACCGCCGCGCGCGTCGAGATCATGCTGCACAAGCGGGAGGGGGCCGACCGCTGGCGCGCCTTCGCGCGTCCGGCGAAGAAACTTCACGTCGGCGACCGCATCCGCTTCGGCGAGGAATCGGAGAGCACGGCCTGCGAGCTGGTGCGCCTCGATGCGGAGGTCGTGGAGAAAGGCGAGGGCGGCGACGTGGCGCTCCGCTTCTCCTTCTCGGGGCCTTTCCTCGACGAGGCGATCGTCCGTCTCGGCGAGCTGCCGCTGCCCCCCTATATCGCGGGAAAGCGCGCAACGGACGAGAAGGACAGGACCGATTACCAGACGGTCTATGCCAGGGACGAGGGCGCGGTCGCGGCCCCTACGGCCGGCCTGCATTTCACCGACGATCTGTTCCGGCGCCTCGACGCGCGCGGGATCTCCCGCCACTTCGTCACCCTGCATGTGGGCGCCGGGACCTTCCTGCCGGTGAAGGCCGACGATACCAGCGAACACCGCATGCATGCGGAGTGGGGCACCATCGGCGAGACAACCGCACAGGCCCTCAACGAGGCGCGGGCGAGAGGAGGGCGGATCGTGGCGGTCGGCACCACCTCGCTGCGTCTCTTGGAAAGCGCCGCCCGCGCGGACGGCACCATCGCTCCCTTTTCGGGCGATACGTCGATCTTCATCACGCCCGGATACCGCTTCAAGGCTGTGGACGTGCTGATGACCAATTTCCACCTGCCGCGCTCGACCCTGTTCATGCTGGTTTCGGCCTTCGCGGGGCTGGATTCCATGCGCGCAGCCTATGCCCATGCCATTGATGCGGGCTATCGCTTCTACTCCTACGGCGATGCGAGTTTGCTCTTCCGGCGTTGA
- the tgt gene encoding tRNA guanosine(34) transglycosylase Tgt, with protein sequence MTTENFTFTVSKTDGAARTGEIRMPRGVIRTPAFMPVGTAATVKAMYPDQVKALGADVVLGNTYHLMLRPGAERVARLGGLHQFMNWPYPILTDSGGFQVMSLSALRKVDETGVTFQSHIDGSRHFMSPERSIEIQGLLGSDIQMQLDECVRLPCSDEEAERAMRLSLRWAERCRIAFGDQPGKAMFGIVQGGAVERLRIESARELAAMDLKGYAIGGLAVGEPQEVMLRMIEAVEPHMPKEKPRYLMGVGTPDDIVEAVRRGVDMFDCVMPTRAGRHGQVFTKHGRMNLRNARFAEDTRPLDESSKCTASNTYSRAYLHHLVRSNEILGMMLLTWNNLAYYQELMAGLRKAIAEGRLEDHIGEIKEGWVRGERDSKAEIGQHADNIAMPAEG encoded by the coding sequence ATGACCACCGAGAATTTCACCTTCACCGTATCGAAGACGGACGGAGCCGCACGAACCGGCGAAATCCGGATGCCGCGCGGCGTCATCCGGACGCCTGCCTTCATGCCGGTGGGCACGGCCGCCACCGTGAAGGCCATGTATCCCGATCAGGTGAAGGCGCTCGGCGCGGATGTGGTGCTCGGCAACACCTATCACCTCATGCTGCGCCCCGGCGCGGAGCGTGTCGCCCGTCTCGGCGGGCTGCATCAGTTCATGAACTGGCCCTATCCGATTCTCACAGATTCCGGCGGCTTCCAGGTCATGTCGCTCTCCGCCCTGCGCAAGGTGGACGAGACCGGCGTGACCTTCCAGTCCCATATCGATGGATCGCGGCACTTCATGTCTCCGGAGCGCTCCATCGAGATCCAGGGGCTTCTCGGCTCCGACATTCAGATGCAGCTTGACGAATGCGTGCGACTGCCGTGCTCGGACGAGGAGGCGGAGCGGGCCATGCGCCTGTCCCTGAGGTGGGCGGAGCGCTGCCGCATCGCGTTCGGCGACCAGCCCGGCAAGGCCATGTTCGGGATCGTTCAGGGCGGTGCCGTGGAACGGCTGCGCATCGAAAGCGCGCGGGAACTCGCCGCCATGGACCTGAAAGGCTACGCCATCGGCGGCCTCGCCGTGGGCGAGCCGCAGGAAGTGATGCTGCGCATGATCGAGGCGGTCGAGCCGCATATGCCTAAGGAGAAGCCGCGCTATCTCATGGGCGTGGGCACGCCGGACGACATCGTCGAGGCCGTGCGCCGCGGGGTGGACATGTTCGACTGCGTCATGCCCACCCGCGCCGGGCGTCACGGTCAGGTCTTCACCAAGCACGGCCGCATGAACCTGCGCAACGCACGTTTTGCCGAAGACACGCGCCCGCTCGACGAGAGCTCGAAATGCACGGCCTCGAATACCTATAGCCGGGCCTATCTCCACCACCTCGTCCGCTCGAACGAGATTCTGGGCATGATGCTGCTGACCTGGAACAATCTGGCCTATTACCAGGAGTTGATGGCCGGCCTGCGAAAAGCCATCGCGGAAGGCCGTCTCGAGGACCATATCGGCGAAATCAAGGAAGGTTGGGTGAGGGGAGAGCGCGACAGCAAGGCCGAAATCGGCCAGCACGCCGACAACATCGCCATGCCGGCAGAGGGCTGA
- a CDS encoding sugar ABC transporter substrate-binding protein: MRATLKFSLAMALGLTLSGGALAQTKEIRVLLANHPYGDIIKAAIPEFEQQSGIKVNAESLQESQLSTKLTTEFATNSSSVDVFMTRPLQDGKLFAKNKWYEPLVGYDFSDYPANTVSIVTYDGKPNIVPLVTEWQVLFYRKDLLAAAGIKVPTNFDELAAAAEKLNTGGVAGLASRGKGAAAVTQLSSYVYNFGGQYLDKGVAVFDSKEAVDGIRYYGKLIGSYGPRGVTSMSWENILPLFQAGRVAMWTDASVFYGQITDPAKTSLGADKVGIANFPAGPKANSPFYATSWGLAMASQSKKKDLAKTFLDWATSKELAAKAMVANITMARTSVWEDQAVVAKVDPGLVETRAFVAKNGYPTDRPFMSAVGEARDLIGEIVLESINTKGESPQLGDMAKDRAAKVNKLLRDTGEYGQ, translated from the coding sequence ATGAGAGCGACTTTGAAATTCAGCCTAGCCATGGCCCTCGGACTGACTCTGAGCGGGGGGGCGTTGGCACAGACGAAGGAAATCCGTGTCCTTCTGGCCAACCATCCGTATGGCGACATTATCAAGGCGGCTATTCCGGAATTCGAGCAGCAGAGTGGCATCAAGGTCAATGCCGAGAGCCTCCAGGAAAGCCAGCTCTCGACCAAATTGACCACTGAGTTCGCCACGAACTCGTCCTCGGTCGACGTGTTCATGACGCGGCCGCTGCAGGACGGAAAGCTCTTCGCCAAGAACAAGTGGTATGAACCGTTAGTCGGCTACGACTTCTCGGATTACCCGGCCAATACGGTGAGCATCGTTACGTACGACGGCAAGCCGAATATCGTTCCGCTGGTGACCGAATGGCAGGTCCTGTTCTATCGCAAGGACCTTCTTGCCGCCGCGGGCATCAAGGTTCCGACGAATTTCGACGAGCTGGCAGCCGCTGCCGAGAAACTCAACACCGGAGGTGTCGCGGGTCTCGCTTCCCGCGGGAAGGGTGCGGCGGCCGTTACCCAGCTCTCCAGCTACGTCTATAATTTCGGCGGCCAGTATCTCGACAAGGGAGTGGCGGTCTTCGATTCGAAAGAGGCCGTCGACGGCATCCGCTATTATGGCAAGCTCATTGGAAGCTACGGCCCCCGCGGTGTGACGTCCATGTCGTGGGAAAACATCCTGCCGCTGTTCCAGGCAGGTCGTGTCGCCATGTGGACGGATGCGTCTGTCTTCTATGGCCAGATTACCGATCCCGCGAAGACGTCGCTCGGAGCGGACAAGGTCGGCATCGCCAACTTCCCTGCCGGTCCCAAGGCGAACTCCCCCTTCTACGCGACCTCGTGGGGACTCGCCATGGCCAGCCAGTCAAAGAAGAAGGACTTGGCGAAGACCTTCCTCGACTGGGCGACCAGCAAGGAACTCGCCGCCAAGGCGATGGTCGCCAACATCACCATGGCAAGGACCTCCGTTTGGGAGGATCAGGCCGTCGTGGCCAAGGTCGATCCCGGCCTCGTCGAGACGCGCGCGTTCGTGGCGAAGAACGGCTATCCGACCGATCGGCCCTTCATGAGTGCCGTCGGCGAGGCCCGCGACCTGATCGGTGAGATCGTTCTTGAATCGATCAACACGAAGGGCGAGTCGCCGCAACTCGGCGACATGGCGAAGGACCGCGCCGCCAAGGTCAACAAACTGCTGCGCGACACGGGCGAATACGGACAGTAA
- a CDS encoding carbohydrate ABC transporter permease: MTHNSYADSNIRWIYPLPAILFVALLMVFPVLYTTYISLTNWTLTSGAPPSFVGLDNYGQVLIEPRFLQALWRTMVFTISAVAVEAVLGVAAALLLNRVFVGRNVVKLLLLLPLVATPVAVGIVFNLFYDPTIGLANYVLETLGLPTSAWISDASTVLFSLVIVDVWQWTPMITLIVLAGLAALSDEPAEAARIDGANEWQIIRLITIPMVMPVIVTAVILRLIDALKTFDIIFAMTGGGPGYASETLNLIGYKYSFEYFRMGQAAVILVVLFLVVLACSVAITRLSKRTAA, translated from the coding sequence ATGACCCATAACAGCTACGCGGACAGCAATATCCGTTGGATCTATCCCCTGCCAGCGATCCTATTCGTTGCGCTGCTCATGGTCTTTCCGGTCCTCTACACCACCTATATCAGCTTGACGAACTGGACGCTGACGTCGGGTGCTCCACCGTCTTTCGTCGGCCTCGACAACTACGGTCAGGTGTTGATCGAGCCGCGCTTTCTGCAGGCGTTGTGGCGCACGATGGTTTTCACCATCTCGGCCGTGGCCGTGGAGGCCGTGCTCGGGGTGGCGGCCGCACTGTTGCTGAACCGCGTCTTCGTCGGTCGGAACGTGGTGAAGCTTCTTCTCCTCCTGCCTCTGGTCGCGACCCCGGTCGCAGTGGGGATCGTGTTCAACCTTTTCTACGATCCAACGATCGGGTTGGCGAATTACGTTCTGGAAACACTCGGGCTGCCGACCAGCGCCTGGATTTCCGACGCCAGCACTGTCCTCTTCTCCCTCGTCATCGTCGATGTGTGGCAATGGACTCCCATGATCACGCTGATCGTGCTCGCCGGTCTCGCGGCTCTTTCCGATGAGCCGGCGGAGGCGGCACGGATCGATGGCGCAAACGAATGGCAGATCATCCGGCTTATTACGATCCCGATGGTGATGCCGGTCATCGTCACGGCCGTCATCCTGCGCCTGATCGATGCCCTCAAGACCTTCGACATCATTTTTGCGATGACAGGCGGAGGCCCAGGCTACGCCTCGGAGACGCTCAACCTCATCGGCTACAAGTACAGCTTCGAGTATTTCCGCATGGGGCAGGCTGCGGTCATCCTGGTGGTGCTCTTTCTGGTCGTCCTTGCGTGCAGCGTGGCTATCACGCGACTCAGCAAGCGAACGGCAGCCTGA
- a CDS encoding carbohydrate ABC transporter permease, with the protein MKKVGLKVLFYCAVVMLATIVLLPFLWMLISSLKTQVDIVAWPPKFVFSPTFQNYYRVFGEQDFIRYFINSTIVAVFSVGVSLLLGLPAAYSIARFSQRRLALVILLARLMPGISFLMPWYIIFSRLGLMDTYVALVLSHVLIALPIVVWIMSSYFETIPVELEESAMVDGASRHYIFLRIILPLSGPGIITATTLAFIFSWNNFLFSQVLSMEKTRTLPIAVFNFLSYADIDWGGVMAASVTIMAPALVLTMIFQRYVVSGLTMGAVKG; encoded by the coding sequence ATGAAAAAAGTTGGACTCAAGGTTCTATTCTACTGCGCAGTCGTCATGCTGGCGACGATTGTACTGCTGCCTTTCCTTTGGATGCTGATCTCCTCGCTCAAGACCCAGGTAGACATCGTCGCCTGGCCACCCAAGTTCGTCTTCAGCCCAACCTTCCAGAACTACTACAGGGTATTCGGAGAACAGGATTTCATCCGGTACTTCATCAATTCGACGATCGTTGCGGTTTTCTCAGTGGGTGTCTCACTCCTGCTCGGTCTCCCCGCGGCCTATTCCATAGCTCGCTTTTCTCAACGGCGCCTCGCGCTGGTGATCCTGCTGGCGCGACTGATGCCAGGCATCTCGTTCCTGATGCCGTGGTACATCATTTTCTCGCGCCTCGGCCTGATGGACACCTACGTGGCGCTGGTGCTGAGCCATGTGCTGATCGCTCTGCCCATCGTGGTCTGGATCATGTCGAGCTACTTCGAGACCATTCCCGTAGAGCTCGAGGAGTCGGCGATGGTCGATGGCGCATCGCGCCACTACATCTTCCTTCGGATCATTCTTCCCCTGTCCGGACCCGGCATCATCACGGCCACGACGTTGGCATTCATCTTTTCCTGGAACAACTTCCTCTTTTCTCAGGTGCTCAGCATGGAGAAGACCAGGACGCTGCCGATCGCCGTGTTCAATTTCCTCTCCTATGCCGATATCGATTGGGGCGGAGTCATGGCAGCCTCCGTTACGATCATGGCGCCCGCCCTCGTCCTGACGATGATCTTCCAGCGCTACGTGGTGAGTGGCCTGACCATGGGAGCCGTCAAGGGATAG
- a CDS encoding ABC transporter ATP-binding protein yields the protein MASLQIVDVRKAYGQTQVIHGVDIAIDDGEFVILVGPSGCGKSTLLRMIAGLENISGGEIRIGSRVVNDLPPKDRDIAMVFQNYALYPHMTVADNMAFSMRLRKAPKQEIEERVSNAAQILGLAKLLDRYPRQLSGGQRQRVAMGRAIVRDPQVFLFDEPLSNLDAKLRVQMRTEIKQLHQRLKTTTVYVTHDQIEAMTMADKIVVMHDGIVEQIGAPLDLYDRPANLFVAGFIGSPAMNFLKGRLQGGHFVSDSGTTLPVANAPAASDGKRIIYGIRPEHFILDDSNGLPAEVVVVEPTGSETQVFAKFGGSDVVGVFRERVNAQPGQQIRVTPDPKLVHLFDEQTGKRI from the coding sequence ATGGCTTCACTCCAGATCGTCGATGTTCGCAAGGCCTATGGCCAGACCCAGGTCATCCACGGCGTCGACATCGCCATCGATGATGGCGAATTCGTCATCCTTGTCGGGCCTTCCGGCTGCGGAAAGTCGACGCTGCTGCGGATGATCGCGGGGCTCGAGAACATCTCCGGCGGTGAAATCCGCATCGGGTCTCGCGTCGTCAACGATCTCCCGCCGAAGGATCGCGACATCGCCATGGTGTTCCAGAACTATGCGCTCTATCCGCATATGACGGTTGCCGACAACATGGCTTTTTCGATGAGGCTGCGGAAGGCGCCGAAGCAGGAGATCGAAGAGCGAGTCAGCAACGCGGCGCAGATTCTCGGCCTGGCCAAGCTGCTCGATCGCTATCCGCGGCAGCTCTCCGGCGGCCAGCGCCAGCGTGTCGCCATGGGCCGCGCCATCGTGCGCGACCCGCAGGTCTTCCTCTTCGACGAGCCGCTCTCCAACCTCGATGCCAAGCTGCGCGTGCAGATGCGCACCGAGATCAAGCAGCTGCATCAGCGCCTGAAGACGACGACCGTCTATGTCACGCACGACCAGATCGAAGCCATGACCATGGCCGACAAGATCGTGGTGATGCACGACGGCATCGTGGAGCAGATCGGCGCGCCGCTCGACCTCTACGACCGTCCGGCAAACCTCTTTGTCGCCGGCTTCATCGGCTCGCCGGCCATGAACTTCCTGAAAGGTCGCCTCCAGGGGGGGCATTTCGTCTCGGACAGCGGCACGACCCTGCCGGTGGCGAATGCGCCTGCAGCCTCGGACGGAAAGCGGATCATCTATGGCATCCGGCCGGAGCACTTCATCCTCGACGACTCGAACGGCTTGCCGGCCGAGGTGGTGGTCGTAGAGCCGACCGGATCGGAAACGCAGGTTTTCGCGAAATTCGGCGGTTCCGATGTCGTCGGCGTCTTCCGCGAGCGCGTCAACGCTCAGCCCGGCCAGCAGATCCGTGTCACGCCCGATCCGAAGCTCGTTCACCTCTTCGACGAGCAGACCGGCAAGCGCATCTAG